The Xanthomonas sontii genome contains a region encoding:
- a CDS encoding YceI family protein yields the protein MSTRFASPAAVAASLVALLAAAPAVQAADYVQAPGSTLVFASKYDGEVFTGQFSGFDTKLSFDPANLAGAKLDVTIPLAGAKSGNNDRDSTLQGADFFDVAKFATAHYRADKFRALGNNQFAADGTLELRGVSKPVTLTFTWTPGAQPVLAGKATVKRLDFGVGGGDWADTKTIPNETAISTKVVFKAK from the coding sequence ATGTCCACCCGTTTCGCGTCCCCCGCCGCCGTTGCCGCCAGCCTGGTGGCCCTGCTCGCCGCTGCACCCGCGGTGCAGGCCGCGGACTATGTGCAGGCCCCCGGTTCCACCCTGGTGTTCGCCAGCAAGTACGACGGCGAAGTGTTCACCGGCCAGTTCTCCGGCTTCGACACCAAGCTCAGCTTCGACCCGGCCAACCTGGCCGGCGCCAAGCTCGACGTCACCATCCCCCTGGCCGGCGCCAAGAGCGGCAACAACGACCGCGACTCCACCCTGCAGGGCGCGGATTTCTTCGACGTGGCCAAGTTCGCCACCGCGCACTACCGCGCCGACAAGTTCCGCGCGCTGGGCAACAACCAGTTCGCCGCCGACGGCACCCTGGAGCTGCGCGGCGTGTCCAAACCGGTGACCCTGACCTTCACCTGGACCCCGGGCGCGCAGCCGGTGCTGGCCGGCAAGGCCACGGTCAAGCGTCTGGACTTCGGCGTGGGCGGCGGCGACTGGGCCGACACCAAGACCATTCCCAACGAAACCGCGATCAGCACCAAGGTGGTGTTCAAGGCGAAGTGA
- a CDS encoding glutaredoxin family protein encodes MSLILYQRDDCHLCDQALQVLAQARVAEPDSVFIDDDATLEARYGVRVPVLRAADGRELDWPFDVAGVRAWLAASAECA; translated from the coding sequence ATGTCCCTGATCCTGTACCAGCGCGACGACTGCCATCTGTGCGACCAGGCCCTGCAGGTGCTGGCGCAGGCGCGCGTGGCCGAGCCGGACAGCGTGTTCATCGACGACGACGCGACGCTGGAGGCGCGCTACGGCGTGCGCGTGCCGGTGCTGCGCGCCGCCGACGGGCGCGAACTGGACTGGCCGTTCGATGTTGCCGGCGTGCGCGCCTGGCTGGCGGCGTCGGCCGAATGCGCGTGA
- a CDS encoding ligand-binding sensor domain-containing diguanylate cyclase has product MLSTAWSACVPQARALQPDKQFHHYEREGWGLDQGLPQLSVQAFAQDRQGYLWIGTMGGLTRFDGVRMTSFNEGAPAHLPGNLIKALHVDAAGTLWIGTYRGLSRYRDGRFTTLLPQDPQAPLLNIEAIATDAHGSVLVAAQDGVYAVQGDRLQLRHRIAGGAYTLLPRADALWVGTRGAVLRFVAGQDAPESLALPQEAGATPVQHLLEAQGTLWAGTRDGLLLRRDSRWQWLPDPTGTSRRAVQALFEDSDQNLWVGQPGALLRVRDGAIVERNPENKPNVGVNAIFEDRERNLWLGSSWNGATRLWNGWTRRYSTHEGLDDALVWTLARDPDGSLWVGTDSGLSQLRDGRYQPRLSLAQLHNEAPYTLLAEPGQLWIGTRHGAALYRDGRLGQPDWLAPLRDLQISGIVRDRTQRLWFASTDGLFRADGTRLRRYGTAEGLRDPRVRLIHETRDGRLLIGAQSGLYALRDERLVALAPPGSALASADVTAIHELPGGQWLVGTLNEQLWLFDGAHWYAFGEQDGLPVNAAFFIADDGRGAIWVAGLRGVYRVRLADLLRHAASPQAPLNAELMLTERAQRHGGVQGMCCNGAGNGKGFIEHGALWLPSRDGVVALDTAGIVKNPVAPQPVVERVRALGQWLTPQALPTPLPEGARDLDFEFTAASFQAPQNVELRYRLLGYDRGWRTLDDIRQRAVSYTNLPGGDYVFEVTGSNNAGVWAAAPARLPLRIALRFQETPFYRLLLTLGAFALLLCAVALARLHNRRQRDILERQVRERTQALQAANQRLQEASFTDELTQLRNRRYLSLHIPSDIALYRRMAANDEDMLSSGMLFALIDIDHFKSINDSGGHHTGDAVLQQMAQLLVRLTRESDYVVRWGGEEFLLVLRSAPRENLTMAAERLCRSVAAHPFVLDHGRQGRVTCSIGLAEFPFVHDPDNLLGWEQLLVLADRALYQAKAKGRNGWAAYRPVLGAQAEQVLAALQEPLARMQHHACLTLVHNGGSLPPPA; this is encoded by the coding sequence ATGCTCTCGACAGCGTGGAGCGCATGTGTGCCGCAGGCGCGGGCACTACAGCCGGACAAGCAGTTCCATCACTACGAGCGCGAAGGCTGGGGGCTAGACCAGGGCCTGCCGCAGCTGAGCGTGCAGGCGTTCGCCCAGGACCGCCAGGGCTATCTGTGGATCGGCACGATGGGCGGGCTGACCCGCTTCGACGGCGTGCGCATGACCTCGTTCAACGAGGGCGCGCCGGCGCACCTGCCCGGCAACCTGATCAAGGCGCTGCACGTGGATGCCGCCGGCACGCTGTGGATCGGCACCTATCGCGGCCTGTCGCGCTACCGCGACGGACGCTTCACCACGCTGCTGCCGCAGGACCCGCAGGCGCCGTTGCTCAACATCGAGGCGATCGCGACCGACGCGCACGGCAGCGTGCTGGTCGCGGCGCAGGATGGCGTGTACGCGGTGCAGGGCGATCGCCTGCAGCTGCGCCACCGCATCGCCGGCGGCGCCTACACGCTGCTGCCGCGCGCCGACGCGCTGTGGGTGGGCACGCGTGGCGCGGTGCTGCGCTTCGTCGCCGGCCAGGACGCGCCGGAGTCGCTGGCACTGCCGCAGGAGGCCGGCGCGACGCCGGTGCAGCATCTGCTGGAGGCGCAAGGCACGCTCTGGGCCGGCACCCGCGACGGACTGCTGCTGCGCCGCGACAGCCGCTGGCAATGGCTGCCCGACCCGACCGGGACCAGCCGGCGCGCCGTGCAGGCCCTGTTCGAGGACAGCGACCAGAATCTGTGGGTGGGACAACCCGGCGCGCTGCTGCGCGTGCGCGATGGCGCCATCGTCGAACGCAACCCGGAGAACAAGCCGAACGTCGGCGTCAACGCCATCTTCGAGGACCGCGAGCGCAACCTGTGGCTGGGCAGCAGCTGGAACGGCGCCACCCGGCTGTGGAACGGCTGGACCCGCCGCTACAGCACGCACGAAGGGCTGGACGACGCGCTGGTGTGGACCCTGGCGCGCGATCCGGACGGATCGCTGTGGGTCGGCACCGACAGCGGCCTGTCGCAGCTGCGCGATGGCCGCTACCAACCGCGCCTGAGCCTGGCGCAGTTGCACAACGAGGCGCCCTATACCTTGCTGGCCGAACCCGGCCAGCTGTGGATCGGCACCCGCCATGGCGCCGCCCTGTACCGCGACGGCCGGCTCGGCCAGCCGGACTGGCTGGCGCCGCTGCGCGACCTGCAGATCAGCGGGATCGTCCGCGATCGCACGCAGCGGCTGTGGTTCGCCAGCACCGACGGCCTGTTCCGCGCCGACGGCACGCGGCTGCGCCGCTACGGCACGGCTGAGGGCCTGCGCGATCCGCGCGTGCGGCTGATCCACGAGACCCGCGACGGGCGTCTGTTGATCGGCGCGCAGTCGGGCCTGTACGCGCTGCGCGACGAGCGCTTGGTCGCGCTGGCGCCGCCGGGCTCGGCGCTGGCCAGCGCCGACGTCACCGCGATCCACGAGCTGCCCGGCGGGCAATGGCTGGTCGGCACCCTCAACGAGCAGTTGTGGCTGTTCGACGGCGCGCACTGGTACGCGTTCGGGGAACAGGATGGGCTGCCGGTGAACGCCGCGTTCTTCATCGCCGACGACGGCCGCGGCGCGATCTGGGTGGCCGGCCTGCGCGGGGTCTACCGCGTGCGCTTGGCCGACCTGCTGCGCCATGCGGCGTCGCCACAGGCGCCGCTGAACGCCGAACTGATGCTCACCGAGCGCGCGCAGCGCCATGGCGGCGTGCAGGGCATGTGCTGCAACGGCGCCGGCAACGGCAAGGGCTTCATCGAGCACGGCGCGCTGTGGCTGCCCAGCCGCGACGGCGTGGTCGCGCTGGACACCGCCGGCATCGTCAAGAATCCGGTGGCGCCGCAGCCGGTGGTGGAGCGGGTGCGTGCGCTGGGCCAGTGGCTGACGCCGCAGGCGCTGCCCACCCCGCTGCCGGAAGGCGCGCGCGACCTCGACTTCGAGTTCACCGCCGCCTCGTTCCAGGCGCCACAGAACGTCGAGCTGCGCTACCGCCTGCTCGGCTACGACCGCGGCTGGCGCACCCTCGACGACATCCGCCAGCGCGCGGTCAGCTACACCAACCTGCCCGGCGGCGACTACGTCTTCGAAGTCACCGGCAGCAACAACGCCGGCGTGTGGGCGGCCGCGCCGGCGCGGCTGCCGCTGCGGATCGCGCTGCGCTTCCAGGAGACGCCGTTCTACAGGCTGCTGCTGACGCTGGGCGCGTTCGCCCTGCTGCTGTGCGCGGTGGCCCTGGCGCGGCTGCACAACCGGCGCCAGCGCGACATCCTCGAACGCCAGGTGCGCGAACGCACCCAGGCGCTGCAGGCGGCCAACCAGCGCCTGCAGGAGGCCAGCTTCACCGACGAGCTGACCCAGTTGCGCAACCGCCGCTACCTGTCGCTGCACATCCCCAGCGACATCGCGCTGTACCGGCGCATGGCCGCCAACGACGAGGACATGCTGTCCTCGGGCATGCTGTTCGCGCTGATCGACATCGACCACTTCAAGTCGATCAACGACAGCGGCGGCCACCACACCGGCGACGCGGTGCTGCAGCAGATGGCGCAGTTGCTGGTGCGGCTGACCCGCGAAAGCGACTACGTGGTGCGCTGGGGCGGCGAGGAGTTCCTGCTGGTGCTGCGTTCGGCGCCGCGCGAGAACCTCACCATGGCCGCCGAACGGCTGTGCCGCTCGGTCGCCGCGCACCCCTTCGTGCTCGACCACGGCCGCCAGGGCCGGGTCACCTGCTCGATCGGGCTGGCGGAATTCCCGTTCGTGCACGACCCCGACAACCTGCTCGGCTGGGAACAACTGCTGGTACTGGCGGACCGTGCGCTGTACCAGGCCAAGGCCAAGGGCCGCAACGGCTGGGCGGCGTACCGGCCGGTGCTCGGTGCGCAGGCCGAACAGGTGCTGGCAGCGCTGCAGGAACCGCTCGCGCGGATGCAGCACCACGCCTGCCTGACCCTGGTGCACAACGGCGGCAGCCTGCCGCCGCCCGCGTGA
- a CDS encoding L-serine ammonia-lyase, with amino-acid sequence MAVSTFDLFKIGIGPSSSHTVGPMRAAERFVHRWLFDQGRLQDVVRLRAEVFGSLALTGRGHGTDKAVLLGLEGQRPNLIDPDIIPGALERIRSSKRINLLGRHEIAFDEKRDLAMNKRQKLPYHTNGMRFTAYAANDEVIATRDYYSVGGGFVVNQDDAADDRIVADETPLPYPFKSGDELLAQAARSGLSIAALMFENEKCWRSEDEIRAGLREIWGAMQACVTRGIREEGTLPGGLHVSRRAPALYRELSSKPEAAMRDPLTTLDWVNLYALAVNEENAAGGRVVTAPTNGAAGIIPAVLHYFDRFCPGADEQRVFDFLLTAAAIGILYKENASISGAEVGCQGEVGVACSMAAGGLVAALGGKPGQIENAAEIGMEHNLGLTCDPIGGLVQIPCIERNAMGAVKAINASRMAMRGDGKHKVSLDKVIRTMRDTGRDMQDKYKETSRGGLAVNVIEC; translated from the coding sequence ATGGCTGTCAGCACCTTCGACCTGTTCAAGATCGGCATCGGGCCGAGTTCCTCGCACACGGTGGGGCCGATGCGCGCCGCCGAGCGCTTCGTGCACCGCTGGCTGTTCGACCAGGGCCGCCTGCAGGACGTGGTGCGCCTGCGTGCCGAAGTGTTCGGCTCGCTGGCCCTGACCGGGCGCGGCCATGGCACCGACAAGGCGGTGCTGCTGGGCCTGGAAGGCCAGCGCCCGAACCTGATCGATCCGGACATCATTCCCGGTGCGCTGGAGCGGATCCGCAGCAGCAAACGCATCAACCTGCTCGGCCGGCACGAGATCGCCTTCGACGAGAAGCGCGACCTGGCGATGAACAAGCGACAGAAGCTGCCGTACCACACCAACGGCATGCGCTTCACCGCCTACGCCGCCAACGACGAAGTCATCGCCACGCGCGACTACTACTCGGTCGGCGGCGGGTTCGTGGTCAACCAGGACGACGCCGCCGACGACCGCATCGTCGCCGACGAGACGCCGCTGCCCTACCCGTTCAAGAGCGGCGACGAGCTGCTGGCGCAGGCCGCGCGCAGCGGCCTGAGCATCGCCGCGCTGATGTTCGAGAACGAGAAGTGCTGGCGCAGCGAGGACGAGATCCGCGCCGGCCTGCGCGAGATCTGGGGCGCGATGCAGGCCTGCGTGACCCGCGGCATCCGCGAGGAAGGCACCCTGCCCGGCGGCCTGCACGTGTCGCGGCGCGCGCCGGCGCTGTACCGCGAGCTGTCGTCCAAGCCGGAAGCGGCGATGCGCGATCCGCTGACCACGCTGGACTGGGTCAACCTGTACGCGCTGGCGGTCAACGAAGAGAACGCGGCCGGCGGCCGCGTGGTCACCGCGCCCACCAACGGCGCGGCGGGCATCATTCCAGCGGTGCTGCACTACTTCGACCGGTTCTGCCCCGGCGCCGACGAACAGCGCGTGTTCGACTTCCTGCTCACCGCCGCGGCGATCGGCATCCTGTACAAGGAAAACGCCTCCATCTCCGGCGCAGAGGTCGGCTGCCAGGGCGAGGTCGGCGTGGCCTGCTCGATGGCCGCCGGCGGCCTGGTCGCCGCGCTCGGCGGCAAGCCGGGGCAGATCGAGAACGCCGCCGAGATCGGCATGGAACACAACCTCGGCCTGACCTGCGACCCGATCGGCGGCCTGGTGCAGATCCCGTGCATCGAGCGCAACGCGATGGGCGCGGTCAAGGCGATCAACGCCAGCCGCATGGCGATGCGCGGCGACGGCAAGCACAAGGTGTCGCTGGACAAGGTGATCCGCACCATGCGCGACACCGGCCGCGACATGCAGGACAAGTACAAGGAAACCAGCCGCGGCGGGCTGGCGGTGAACGTCATCGAGTGCTGA
- a CDS encoding cytochrome b: MSARNTPDRWGSVSQTLHWLIAALILLLGVVGLTMGELPKTPKYFWVYTAHKSLGLTVLALVIVRLGWRLYAGAPKPVPGTPGWQERIADATHALLYVMIFAIPLSGWLYDSASGLRPFRWFGLVAVPKLSAPNEHLRDLSHTVHEWGFWLLIAVVLAHAGAAFYHHLFQRDATLARMLPRGWLTPKS; encoded by the coding sequence ATGAGCGCCCGCAACACGCCCGACCGCTGGGGCAGCGTCAGCCAGACCCTGCACTGGCTGATCGCCGCCCTGATCCTGCTGCTCGGCGTGGTCGGCCTGACCATGGGCGAACTGCCGAAGACGCCCAAGTATTTCTGGGTCTACACCGCGCACAAGTCGCTGGGCCTGACCGTGCTGGCGCTGGTGATCGTGCGGCTCGGCTGGCGCCTGTACGCCGGCGCGCCGAAGCCGGTGCCGGGCACCCCCGGTTGGCAGGAACGCATCGCCGACGCCACCCACGCACTGCTGTACGTGATGATCTTCGCCATCCCCCTGTCCGGCTGGCTGTACGACTCCGCCAGCGGCCTGCGCCCGTTCCGCTGGTTCGGCCTGGTCGCGGTGCCCAAGCTCAGCGCCCCGAACGAGCACCTGCGCGACCTCTCGCACACGGTGCACGAATGGGGCTTCTGGCTGCTGATCGCGGTGGTCCTGGCGCATGCCGGCGCGGCCTTCTACCACCACCTGTTCCAACGCGATGCCACCCTGGCGCGGATGTTGCCGCGCGGCTGGCTCACCCCCAAGTCCTGA